From the Rhinolophus sinicus isolate RSC01 linkage group LG02, ASM3656204v1, whole genome shotgun sequence genome, one window contains:
- the PIANP gene encoding PILR alpha-associated neural protein yields MESRMWPALLLSHLISLWPLLLLPLPPPAQGSSSSSPRTPPAPARPPCARGGPSAPRHVCVWERAPPPSRSPRVPRSRRQVLPGTAPPATPSGFEEGPPSSQYPWAIVWGPTVSREDGGDPNSANPGFLPLDYGFAAPHGLATPHPNSDSMRGDGDGIILREAPATLRPFLFGGRGEGVDPQLYVTITISIIIVLVATGIIFKFCWDRSQKRRRPSGQQGALRQEESQQPLTDLSPAGVTVLGAFGDSPSPTPDHEEPRGGPRPGMPQPKGAPAFQLNRIPLVNL; encoded by the exons ATGGAGTCCAGGATGTG GCCTGCACTGCTGCTGTCCCACCTTATCTCTCTCTGGCCACTGTTGTTGCTGCCCCTCCCACCACCTGCTCAaggctcctcctcctcttcccctcggACCCCACCAGCCCCTGCCCGTCCCCCATGTGCCCGGGGAGGCCCCTCGGCCCCACGTCATGTGTGCGTGTGGGAGCGGGCACCCCCACCAAGCCGATCCCCTCGGGTCCCAAGATCAAGGCGGCAAGTCCTTCCTGGCACTGCGCCCCCTGCCACCCCATCAGGCTTTGAGGAGGGGCCACCCTCATCCCAGTACCCCTGGGCTATTGTATGGGGCCCTACAGTGTCTCGAGAGGATGGGGGGGACCCCAACTCTGCCAATCCTGGATTCCTGCCCCTGGACTATGGTTTTGCAGCCCCTCATGGGCTGGCTACCCCACACCCCAACTCAGACTCCATGCGGGGTGATGGAGATGGGATCATCCTTAGAGAAGCACCTGCCACCCTGCGGCCATTCTTGTTTGGGGGCCGTGGGGAAG GTGTGGACCCCCAGCTCTATGTCACAATTACCATCTCCATCATTATTGTTCTCGTGGCCACTGGCATCATCTTCAAGTTCTG CTGGGACCGCAGCCAGAAGCGGCGCAGGCCCTCAGGACAGCAAGGtgccctgaggcaggaggagaGCCAGCAGCCACTGACAGACCTGTCCCCAGCTGGGGTCACTGTGCTGGGGGCCTTTGGGGACTCACCTAGCCCCACCCCTGACCATGAGGAGCCCCGAGGGGGACCCCGGCCTGGGATGCCCCAGCCCAAGGGGGCTCCAGCCTTCCAGTTGAACCG GATTCCCCTGGTGAATCTGTGA